From one Anopheles bellator chromosome 1, idAnoBellAS_SP24_06.2, whole genome shotgun sequence genomic stretch:
- the LOC131214875 gene encoding uncharacterized protein LOC131214875, translated as MDSMTISAIPPPEPVWSLDRRDSGHLFWRRESSKVKFRYDVEVLEFTKDPYEDQLLITDSELNRAKQDQAGALSNMIVVCATCVAAIAVTVVLPWFLIGSA; from the exons ATGGACAGCATGACTATATCAG CGATCCCTCCTCCGGAGCCGGTCTGGAGCCTGGACCGACGGGACTCGGGCCACCTGTTCTGGCGCCGGGAGTCGTCGAAGGTGAAGTTCCGGTACGACGTGGAGGTGCTCGAGTTCACCAAGGATCCGTACGAAGACCAGCTGCTCATCACGGACAGTGAGCTGAACCGAGCGAAACAGGACCAGGCCGGTGCCCTCTCGAACATGATCGTGGTGTGCGCAACGTGtgtggccgccatcgccgtcacGGTTGTGCTGCCCTGGTTTCTGATAGGATCGGCATAA